In a single window of the Elaeis guineensis isolate ETL-2024a chromosome 8, EG11, whole genome shotgun sequence genome:
- the LOC105050917 gene encoding uncharacterized protein, whose translation MDQDSLIGENDSVINVEAVILKFTRLTICEGEDGIDSSNGDVLICPDMIRYRKLTHFDVDPFVEEVLVKENEWLGAAEPLTGSFVFICAHQSRDRRCGVCGPALVKKFKEEITLHGLERQVSVRPCSHVGGHKYAGNVIIFSPNINGEVTGHWYGYVSPDDVPTLLEQHVGKGKIVDHLWRGQMGLSEEDQKNAHNLRLLQNGGMVQNTAKEFIQTTGTDGVVNGSMAGVGGCCQGTGNIRCCRSMPPIEKPENDQIGQQETQEVEQKKSKKETKAGSSKAAPCTRKICAMPTWFESWEREDTFAALAVVAAIASVAVAYSCYRQLR comes from the exons ATGGATCAAGAT TCATTGATAGGGGAGAATGATTCTGTGATAAATGTGGAAGCTGTGATACTGAAATTC aCTCGTTTGACCATAtgtgaaggagaagatggtattgATTCTTCAAATGGAGATGTTCTGATCTGTCCTGACATGATTAGATACAG GAAATTAACACACTTTGATGTTGATCCTTTTGTCGAAGAAGTGCTTGTGAAAGAGAATGAGTGGCTAGGAGCAGCTGAACCACTGACTGGTTCATTTGTTTTTATATGTGCTCATCAAAGCCGAGATCGAAGATGCGGTGTTTGTGGCCCTGCTCTTgttaaaaaattcaaagaagagaTAACCCTTCATGGTCTGGAAAGACAAGTGTCTGTTAGGCCCTGCTCACATGTTGGTGGTCATAAGTATGCAGGAAATGTCATTATATTTAGTCCCAATATCAATGGAGAAGTAACTGGTCATTG gtatggatatgtctctcCTGATGACGTGCCTACATTGCTTGAACAGCATGTTGGGAAAGGCAAGATCGTAGACCATCTGTGGAG GGGGCAGATGGGATTATCCGAGGAGGACCAGAAAAATGCTCATAACCTTAGACTTCTGCAGAACGGCGGAATGGTGCAAAATACTGCGAAGGAATTCATTCAAACTACTGGAACTGATGGTGTTGTGAATGGCTCAATGGCTGGAGTAGGTGGATGCTGCCAGGGCACTGGCAACATTCGTTGTTGCCGGAGCATGCCACCAATAGAAAAACCAGAAAATGATCAGATTGGCCAACAGGAGACTCAGGAGGTCGAGCAGAAGAAGAGCAAGAAGGAAACCAAGGCCGGCAGCAGCAAAGCAGCTCCCTGCACTCGTAAAATCTGTGCAATGCCTACCTGGTTTGAGAGCTGGGAACGAGAGGACACCTTTGCAGCTCTTGCGGTGGTTGCAGCCATTGCCTCTGTTGCTGTTGCTTATAGCTGCTATAGGCAGCTGAGATAA